In the Phaseolus vulgaris cultivar G19833 chromosome 7, P. vulgaris v2.0, whole genome shotgun sequence genome, one interval contains:
- the LOC137827719 gene encoding transmembrane ascorbate ferrireductase 1, with translation MGLGVPAFPLTIVSHVLGVVATILVLVWVVNFRGGLAWDADNKQLIFNIHPFLIVFGLIVHGGEAIISYKSLPLKKEVKKLVHLGLHGAALVLGIIGIYTAFKYHNESGIANLYSLHSWLGIGVIVLYGIQWIYGFVIFFYPGGTPDVRRFSLPWHALFGLFVFVLAVGTATLGFLEKLTFLESSGLDKYGTEALLVNFTAIVTILFGVFIVLSALADAPAAAAADDYEAI, from the exons atgGGATTAGGTGTACCAGCTTTTCCCTTGACAATCGTGAGTCACGTTTTGGGTGTTGTTGCCACCATCCTCGTACTGGTTTGGGTCGTCAATTTCAGGGGAGGCTTGGCTTGGGATGCAGACAACAAGCAACTCATCTTCAAT ATTCATCCATTTCTTATAGTTTTTGGCCTCATAGTTCATGGAGGTGAAG CTATTATAAGTTACAAATCTCTTCCCCTGAAGAAGGAAGTGAAGAAATTGGTACACCTTGGTCTTCACGGAGCTGCGTTAGTACTTGGAATAATTGGAATTTATACTGCCTTCAAGTATCACAATGAAAGTGGGATTGCCAACCTGTACAGCTTGCATTCATGGCTTGGAATTGGGGTTATTGTCCTTTATGGCATTCAG TGGATATATGGGTTTGTGATCTTTTTCTACCCTGGTGGGACTCCAGATGTTAGACGTTTCTCTCTTCCTTGGCATGCACTGTTTGGGCTCTTTGTATTTGTCTTGGCTGTGGGAACAGCTACTCTTGGATTTCTAGAGAAGCTCACTTTCCTGGAGAGCTCAGGATTGGATAAGTATGGTACTGAGGCTTTGCTTGTGAACTTCACTGCTATCGTCACAATCTTATTTGGTGTCTTTATTGTGTTATCTGCTTTAGCTGATGCCCctgcagcagcagcagcagatgaCTATGAAGCCATATAA